A stretch of DNA from Rattus rattus isolate New Zealand chromosome 1, Rrattus_CSIRO_v1, whole genome shotgun sequence:
GAAATGCTATAATACTTGTATGCAGAAGCAATGTACAGAAGTACCAACTTGTTTTGGCCATGTTATATGTCATCAATGAGATCAACTCGAACTCCAACATTTTACCAAACACCTCTCTGGGACTTGAGATTTATACTCTGCCATATTATGAAAGGAATATTCTGAGGAATATATTCCACTGGCTCACGGGCTTGAGCACCTCCATTCCTAATTACAGCTGTAGACAACAGAGCAAATCAGTTGCAGCACTTACAGGAATATCATGGCGAACATCTGAAAATATTGAGAGACTGCTGAGTCTTTACAAATTTCCGCAGGTGAGTGAAAGTTATGTGAGAGATGGGCTGCCAGGTCTCCTTTTTCAGATTGTGgctatgtacaaaataaaaaggagagatttGGATTGCTTAGTGTAAAAGAACAACCACAGAGTCAGAAAAATACacttccatctttttttttaaatatggtacTGTACAGATGGTAGTGTAAAACCTTGAGTCTCtttcttaattttctaaaaacaCTGGAACACTGAGGTTTGTCTTAAGAAGCGTTGAGCAATTTCATATCTATCACTTCAATCTTTTGTTTATGACataagctctttttcttttctaaaaatgaaaattcctTTGCTAATGTATTATATCATATTTCTTTCAGCTTTCTCTGGGGCCTTTTGATCATATTCTGAATGACAGAAGgcagtttccttctctgtacaAGGTGGCCCCAAAAGAAGAATCTCTATTATGTGGTATTGTCTCTTTGATGCTTTATTTCAACTGGACCTGGGTTGGACTGGTCACCAGAGATGACCACAGTGGCACTCAATTTATATCACACTTGACAAAGGAGTTCGACAAGAATAACATCTGCCTAGCTTATGTATGGGCAATATCAGTTATAGGGGAAACAATATATCGTTTGTcaaatagtttttatttcaataatgCGAAGTCATCAGCAAAAGTGGTCATAATTTATGGAgacattaaatttatattttttgaaacagaaaatatctaTAGAAAGTTCATACTGGGAAAAGTTTGGGTCACAACCTCAAAATTGCTAGGCtcaaaatatacagaatacaACATATTAAGTTTATCCCACGGAATTCTCACTTTTTCACCCCATCATGGGGAGATTCCTGGTTTCACAAAGTTTATTAAAGAGGCTACACCTATCAAGTACCCAGAAGatagttttcttcatttcctgtggAGTTCAAATTTCAACTGTTCATTTTCACATACTGAATGTAAAATACTTAAAGACTGTATGCCCAATGCCTCTTTGGAATTGTTGCCAAAGAAAAATTTTGATATGGTcatgtctgaagagagttacaaTGTGTATAATGCTGTGTATGCCATTGCCCACAGCCTCCACGAGATGATTCTCCACAAGTTTCAAATTGAACCACAGGCAAACAAAGATAGGAATACGTATTTCCCCTGGCAGGTAATACACCCTTCACTGTATTGTAACATTGGTGACTTAACTGATGcttttaaaagtccaaactaGTAAGCATagattctaatttttcttttaatagtctATTAAAGGTAATATATGCTTTGGTACTTAGATGTGAATGTACTGCCATGTCTATGTGGAGGTTTTCATTTAAGAGAATAAAACCAACTGGGATATGGATCTTGGCAATATCTTAGTAGGAAATTCCAGCTTTTCCTGCCCATTCTCACAAAACCTGTTAAATATTCCCATACAACACTAGATATGTTCTTTAAACTATTTCTGAGttcccatcaaaccagataaactcacaTTCTACATGAAGTCTgtgaaataaattcagaaaatagGAGATGGGTATATTGAAAGAAGTTGAGATTTATTCACTATATTCCTTGATCATTTAGTACTTCTTAGATTAGATTGTTCTCTAAAACTGATATTTAAGAAACCAAATTATACTTATTTTCAACTAAGATCTCCTTTGTTCAAccttatagaaaaataatttaaatagtacTAACATCATACattatagaaggaaaaaacttcatatttgtagttttattacacatctaaaatgtaaatatttttatagtatttcACATATCTTTTAGCTTCACCCTCTTCTGAAGAATATTCAAGTGATAAATTCTATTGGTGACCATGTGGTCCTTGACTGGAAAAAGAAGACAGACCCAGAGTATGATATTATCAACCTTTGGAATTTCCCAACAGGTCTTTCACTATTTGTAAATGTGGGTAAATTTTCTCCAAGATCTTCCCAAGGCCAACGAATGTCAGTATATGAACAAATGATTCAATGGCCCATAGTATTTACAGAAGTGggtatatttcttatttaaaagattCTAATGCATGTAAATTATGTATGATTCTGGACTTCACGGCCCTCGGTTGTTTATGTAGACCCCATCAATACCCCCATAAGTATAAACATAAAGAATTTTACTGATTGCTCAGTCATTCTTGTGGATCTGATTCTCAATATTTCCAAATAATCTAATTATTTTGCCATTTAAAGCCAGGATTTGAATTCATTGTGTAAGAAGTCATTGTACCAAACAACTATTAACATGACATAAATTAGACTTATCTAGGAAGAGGAATGTCAgtggagaaaatatttacaaacctGGCCTGAAGCCAAACCAGTCAGGAGTTTTATTGATACAACATTTACATAGAaggattttcatttaatttacatACATTAAAATGACAGAAGTGACAAAGGGTCCTtagttttcagagaaagaaaggtgAAAATGACATTAGTAATTAGCAAGCCACTCTGGTGAAATCCTCTATAgtcttcatttcaaatattttctcagttttctgactTTACAACTGTACTtaattttattgttgataattGGTGACATAGAAGTGGAAGATGAAATGAGAATTTCTATTCATAAGTTGCTGTTGCTGTGTtgttttattacaacaataaAAACTCTAACACAACTGATATGCACAGTTGGGCTTTACTTAGGCACTTGAGAAACAAATCAGCAAATTCATAGCCAGTCCATTTTTCTTACCTGTCTGTTATAAAAATGTAGGCAACGAAATTAATGTGAGAAAAGGATTTTGTGTTTACCATCAAGGATTAAGGATGAAGGCCATTATGACAGGGATCATTGATTTTAGAAAATCAGGAAGATTTCCTCAAAAATCAAGAATAAGTGTGTAAGGGCTGCTGCTGACAGAATATGATTTTCATTTCAATTCATATTCCAAAAATGATAGCACTTATTTTGAAAAGGTTTTCAAACTTAGCTAATGGAATGTAATAAACACTTCTCAGAAATGCCCCatcatttgtttttatggtgGCATTAATTCATACAatgctgacagacagacacatggaagaTGAATCTCCACATTTGTGTAGCCAGGAATTTCAGGGTCAGAGTTAGACTGGAGTCACAACATGCCCTCCTTAGCTATTTCTTGACTAGATCTTCAAAAATCTTAACAGTTCTTACAGAGTTTATAGTCTTAAGTCCTAACATAAAACAGAAGTACTTGTATGTCATAATACATGAAAATGTGGAGGAACACAGCAAAAATCTATACTTTTAAATATGcaatttaattaataattgatcTGTATTATAAAAAATCCTTAACTTTTGCACTGAtcaatatgcatatattttgtaCCTCATATCAAATATTTTTCAGACCCCACAGTCTGTCTGCCATGAGAGCTGCATTCCTGGATTTAGGAAAGTCATCCCGAAGGGCAAGATTAACTGCTGCTTTGTTTGCATTCCTTGCCATGAGAATGAGATTTCCAATGAGACAGGTAAATGGCAAGGCACTCAAAAGATTTTCCTTACTTTCCACAGTGTTCTGAGAAAGTTAATCTATAAGAGGAAAT
This window harbors:
- the LOC116889883 gene encoding vomeronasal type-2 receptor 116-like; protein product: MLFSWLFISWFLQMPTLICIIAFPSCFSDTKHYLYQDGTVIIGAFLPIFQLCPVKETVNWKILHFDVEHYMGESLRKYQLVLAMLYVINEINSNSNILPNTSLGLEIYTLPYYERNILRNIFHWLTGLSTSIPNYSCRQQSKSVAALTGISWRTSENIERLLSLYKFPQLSLGPFDHILNDRRQFPSLYKVAPKEESLLCGIVSLMLYFNWTWVGLVTRDDHSGTQFISHLTKEFDKNNICLAYVWAISVIGETIYRLSNSFYFNNAKSSAKVVIIYGDIKFIFFETENIYRKFILGKVWVTTSKLLGSKYTEYNILSLSHGILTFSPHHGEIPGFTKFIKEATPIKYPEDSFLHFLWSSNFNCSFSHTECKILKDCMPNASLELLPKKNFDMVMSEESYNVYNAVYAIAHSLHEMILHKFQIEPQANKDRNTYFPWQLHPLLKNIQVINSIGDHVVLDWKKKTDPEYDIINLWNFPTGLSLFVNVGKFSPRSSQGQRMSVYEQMIQWPIVFTETPQSVCHESCIPGFRKVIPKGKINCCFVCIPCHENEISNETDMEQCMKCPETHYTNAEKRQCLKKTITFLSYKDPLGMGLAIMSLGFSALTALIIGVFVKYRDTPIVKANNRSLSYILLITLIHCFLCPLLFIGLPNTTTCILQENLVRLFFTVALSCVLAKSITVVMAFQITAPGRKTRWLLISRAPNLIIPVCNLIQILFTSIWLCTAPPFVEMDAHSEHGYIIILCNTGSTLAFHGTLAYLGGMAITSYFMAFLSRNLPDIFNEAKFLAFSMLVFCCVWVTFLPVYHSTTGKAVVVIEIFSILASSASILSLIFAPKCYVILFRSEKNTIHTIRNKNLHRSKTLFKL